The Bradyrhizobium barranii subsp. barranii genome segment TCGGACGGTTGTTCTTCGGGAGCAGCGAGGCCAGCGCGGCCACTGTCGAGCTGACGGCGACCCTGCTGCTGGTCGGCGCGACCTTCTTCATCGCCGACGGCCTCCAGACCATCATGGCCGGCGCGCTGCGCGGCATCAACGATACAAGGATGACGTTGCTGTTCGCGGCGATCGGCTATTGGTGCGTCGCCTTTCCCATCGCCTGGGTGCTGGCCTTCAATGTCGGGCTCGGCGCGGTCGGCGTCTGGATCGGGTTCTCGACCGGCACGTTCGTCTATGCCGGCCTCCTGATCTTGCGCTTCCGCATGCTGACGCGCAGACTGGCGGGATGATCGGGATCATGGAGCCGGTGCGATGACCCTGTCCGTGGACCTCTTCTACTCCTACCGCAGTCCCTTCAGCTATCTGGCGCTGCCGAAGACGCTCAAGCTCGTCGAAGAGTACGATCTCGCGGTGAATCTGCGGCCGGTCTATCCGCTCGCCGTCCGCGTGCCCGGCTTCTTCAAGAAGGCCAGCCCGAACTTCATTCGCTATGTGGTGCTCGACAGCACGCGCGTGGCGCAGCACGAGGGCATCCCGTTCCGCTTTCCGAGGCCCGATCCGATCGTGCAGGACAAGACGACGTTCGATGTTACGGCCGAGCAGCCCTACATCCACCGCCTGACCCGGCTGGGCGCGATGGCGCAGCTCGAAGGCCGCTCGCTCGCATTCACCGATGCGATCGCGCGCGTGCTGTGGGACGGCTCGGTGGCGGGATGGAACGAAGGCGATCACCTCGCGCGCGCCACTGAAGCAGCCGGCTTCGATCTCGCCGCGATGGATGAAGCGATCAGTGCCGACCCCGATCGCTACGAGCGGGTGATCACGGAGAACGAAAAGGACCACGCCGCCTCCGGTCATTGGGGCGTGCCGACCTTCGTGTTCGAGAACGAGCCGTTCTTCGGCCAGGACCGCATCGACCTGCTGGTCTGGCGCATGGTGGCCAAGGGCCTGAACAGGCGCTGATTGTAGTTTTGGACGCGTTTTCTTCACGCGAACCGCTATCCACTTCGCTCGAAAACGCTCTTGCCGGCCGGCATGAACCGGTTTCCCTGAAACTGCGACTGAGACGTGGCGCCCCGATCCCGGCGGCGCGTTCGGAGGGTCGCATGTATCTGGCAAAGTTCTTCCACCGCGCACCCGGCGATGACGATCGCGAGCTGATGCTGGTCCCGGGCAGCGATCCCATGGTGATCGGCGTTCATATGAACTGGAAGGGCGATCCCGACGCGAACGAATTCCTGCGCAAGGAATTTCCTGATATCGCCGGCGCCGCAGCGGCTTTCCGCCGCCATGTCGCCAAGCTGGTCGCGGCCGGCTATGTCGAGACGGACCATACCAACTACACGCTGCGCGACCTCGGGCCCAATCCGCGAGCCAAGCCGGACTGGCAGAAGGGGCTCGATGAGCTGATGATCCTGGCGCTCAGCGCGCCGATCGCCGAGCAGGCCGCGCAGCTCGACGCGCTCAAGGGCACGCCGGCCGAACATGAGCCGTTGTATCTCTGGCACGCCGCTCGCCGCGGCAAGGTCGCCGGTGAAGATCTCGCACAGGCGGCGCGCTTTGCCGAACAGGCGCGCGATACGCTCGTTGCGCGGCGCGCTGCCGGGCAGCCGCATTATGCGTGGTCCATCTATGAGAACGACCTCGAGGGGCGCATCCTGGAATTGTTGAGCGACGTCTATCTTCAGGCCGACAATCCCGAGGCATCACTGAAGACGATCGAGCATCTTTGCAAGACCGCCCCGAACCACACGCGCATCCTCAAGCGCGCCGAGCTGCTCTGCGGCTATTTTCCCGAGCGGCGCGAAGAGGCCTTCGACGACGCCTTTCAATGGTCGCGGTTCGGCGGCTACGAGGACATCATGGCGTTTCCCGGCTATGAGGATTACGAAGCCCAGCGCAAGGCGGGAACATCAAGCAAAGGCTGGCGCTGGAAACCCGGTGCGCCGGCGAGCGAAGCGGACGTGAGCAAAGCGGAGCAGACGCTCGGCGTCCGGCTCCCCGATGACTATCGAAATTTCCTGCTGACACGCGGCGAGACCGAGCTGCTGGTACGGCTGCCTGAATCGTCCTCCGAGCTACGCTTCTATGCACCGGACGAGCTGGCCACGCAGCTGCGCAACGTCCTCGACTTCATTGCTCATTCCGAGGACGAGCTCGAAGAGGCCTGCGCCTATTTCCGTCAGGAATACGGCGTCTCGCTGAAACAGCTGGTGCCGGTTGCCGAGCCGTCGCAGCTCAGCCGCTGCCTGCTGCTCCATGTCGAGCCGGGCGAGCGCTATGGCCAGTGCTTTCAATGGGACCATGACGGCGCATGGGAGTTGGAGCAGAAGCAGCCCGGCTTCGATGTCGCGCTGAAGGCGCTGACCGACGGCATCGAGCAGCGCAACGCGGCAGTGCTCGCTTTCTTCGACCTCTAAAGAATCATTCCGCCACGCGCGCGGACTTGTCGGTCGAGGCTTCCGACCATTCGCCGACGACGCGATCGAGATCGCAGAGGTTCTGGTGCATCTGCTCCAGCGAGAAGCCGATCGCGAAGAAGCGCTCAGCGGTGTCGCCGGGCTGACCGCGGATCAGGCCGTCATGACGGACGGCGGCAACGGCCTCGGCATAATGCTGGAGCGCGACGTGGACCGGATGGATCGCCGGCGCGCCGGCACCCTCGCGCAAGGCAGCAGCGGCGGAGCGAAGGAACCGCGCGATCACGGTCGAGACTTCCGTCAGCGGGGCCGCAAGCCGCATCTGCACCTCGGCCGGCAGCGGCACCACCGTGGCACGGCCGATCATCACGACGTCATGGCGCAGCCGCAGCACGGTGCGCAGCAGCGGGCCGGTGTCGGGCCCGCTCGACAGTCGCGCGGAGCGCTCACGCTCGGCTTCGGCGCCGATGGCATTCATGCCCACCATTGCCGTGCCGATGCCGTCCTGGATCCGGTGCAGCGCATCGTTGTCGCGGCCGCGCGTGAGCCCCGCGAGCAGTTCGGTGAAGGCATCCGCGATCAGCTCGAGCAGCGTGGCCGCGCTGGCGCGGATCTGCCGCACAGCGCGCGACGGCAACACCAGGAATGAGACCAGCAGGCCAGTGATGGCGCCGACCCCGACCTCGCTGACGCGGTCGATCGCCGACGCCATGGGATCGGAATGATGCATGGTCGGAACCAGCAGCACGATGATCGCCGTCACCGTGGCGGCGTTGAGGCTTGGGTTGATCGCAGCCACGAAGGCGAGCGGCGCGACCGCCAGCACCAGCAGCCCCAACAGGCCCGCCTCGGTCGAATAAGGGATCAGGATCGCGATGGCGCCGCCATAGATGGCGCCGCCGATGGTGCCGAGCACGTAGTCGCGCGTCGCCTTCAACGAGCGGCCGACGCTCATCTGGGTCACGATCAGCGAGGTTAGGACGGCCCAGAGTGGCAATAGCAGATGCAGCGCGGTGGCGATCGCATAGGCCGCCACCGCGGCCACCGTGACCCGGATCGCCAATCCGAGTTGCGTCCGCCGCGACCCGATCCGGTCGAACAGCTGTTTTGCAAATGCCATCGTCAGAAGTCCCGATCCTTTTGAAGCCAGGCAAAAGCATGGCTGATGCCCGCGGCCCCAAGGCCGCTTGAAAGGCCAAATCAGCCCGCCTAACTTGCGCGCCAAAACGAGGAAACACGATGGCTCACGAAACCGCAACGCTCGCCGCCTATGTCGTCAATCTGACATACCAGGATATTCCGGTGGAGGTGCTGGATCGCGCCAAGGTGCTGACGCTGGACTTCCTCGGCAGCGCCATCCGGGCCCGCAGCGAGGCGGAATCCACCCCCTCGATCCTGAAGATGCTGGAAGCGCTCGCGCTCGACACCAAGGGTGAGTCCACCGTGTTCGGCGACAGCAAGACCTGGACGCCGGCGGTCGCCGCCCTCCTCAACGGCGCGCTCGGCCATTCCCTCGACTTCGACGATACCCACGCCGATTCCTCGCTGCATCCGAGCGCGCCGGTGGTTCCGGCCGCCTTCGCCGTCGGCGAGATGATCGGCGCCTCGGGCCGCGACGTGCTGACCGCGATCGTGGCGGGCTATGAGGTCTGCTGCCGGCTCGGCAACGCGCTCGACCCGACCTCGCATTATGCGCGCGGCTTCCATCCGACCGCGACCGCCGGCACCTATGGCGCGGCGGCCGCCGCCGGCAAATTGTTCGGCCTGTCCGAGCAGCAGATCATCGCCGCGTTCGGCGTCTCCGGCAGCCAGGCCGCGGGCTCGCTGCAATTCCTGGTCAACGGCGCCTGGAACAAGCGCTACCAGGTCGGCGCCGCCGCGATGAATGGCGTGATCGCCGCGACGCTGGCGCGCAACGATTTCGTCGGCGCGACGGAATCGGTCGAGGGCAAGCACGGCCTGCTCGCCGGCTACACCGACGATGCGCATCCCGACAAGGCGGTGGCCGAGCTCGGCAAGACCTACGAGACCATGAAGATCGGCGTCAAACCATATCCGAGCTGCCGCTACACCCACGCCGCGATCGACGCGCTGATCGCGATGCGGCGCGAGCACAATCTGACGCCGGACCAGGTCAAGCGCGTCGAGATCGGTTTGCACCGGAACGGCATCACCTTGACCGGCGATGCCGCGACCAAGCGGCATCCGACCTCGATCGTCGGCGGCCAGTTCTCGATGTTCTTCACCGGCGCGCTCGCGCTCGACCAGGGCTCGTTCGGCTGGGACGATTACAACCGTCTTGGGGACGCCGCGATCGATGCGCTCGCCGACAAGTTCGACGTGGTGCAGGATGACCGGCTCGAGGTCGGCCGCACCCATCCGTTCGGCGCGCGCGTCAGCATCACGACGGACGATGGCGTGCATGAGCGGCTCTATGCCGATCCTTCCGGAGAGCCGAATTCGTTCCCCGATGCGCAGGCGATGCAGCAGAAGTTTCTGACGCTGGCGCGCCCGGTGCTGAACGCGCGCGCGGAGAAGTTTGCCGACGCGATCATGACGCTGGAGCGGTTCGACCGCGTGGCGAAGGCTACGGAGCTGGGGCGGTAGGAGATTCCCTCCGCGCAGACGGTGCACCCTCGCCCCTTGTGGGAGAGGGTGGATGCGCGAAGCGCAGCCGGGTGAGGGGTTCTCTCCGCGCGCGACTCTCTAGCGGTCTAATTCGCGGATAGAGACCCCTCATCCGGCGCTTCGCGCCACCTTCTCCCACAAGGGGAGAAGCGAAGAGGAGCTCGCACCTCAATCCACCCCCGCCATTTTCCCCTTCTCGCGCGTGGCTGCCACCACATCCCGCACCAGGTCGAACACGCCGTCGGCTTCCGGCGGCCAGTTCGGCGAGCGGCCCAGCCGCACGATCACCAGACGCTCCGAGGGAATGATGATCGTGTACTGCCCGATCGTGCCCTTGGCGAAGAAGGCATCGCGCGGCCAGCCGTGGTCGACACGAAACTTGGCGCCAAAGCTGTCGCCCTGGTTGGTCCAGAAGCCTGCGCCGATCCCGACCCAGGCATTCGGCGTGGCTGACGCCGCGTAATTCACCCAGCCCTCGGGGAGGATACGCTTGCCGCCGGCGACGCCGTCATTGAGATAGAACTGACCGAAGCGCGCCCAGTCGCGCGCGGAGGCCAGCATCTCGCTCGATCCCTCGATCGTGCCGGCGCCGTCGAGCTGGAGCGTGACGTGGCGCATGCCGAGCGGCGCGAACAATTCGCGGCGCGCGAAGCGCAGCGCGTCGGCGGGGTTGCCGCCGGCGGCGTTGCGGATCAGGTGCGCGAGCATGATGGTGTTGCCGTCGTGATAATTCCACACCGTGCCCGGCGCGGTCGCAAGCGGCATGCTCGCAGCATAAGCGGCCATGTCGTCCTCGATGAATTTCATGCGATTGACCGGTTCGAAGGCGGAGCCGAGCGAAGCCTGCAGCGAGCTGCCGAGCGCGAGGCCCGCGGTGTGCCGCAGCAGCTGGTCGACGGTGATGGCGTGGCGGGGATCGTTCGGGTTTTTCCAGGCGGCGACCGGCGCGGGCTCGTCGAGCTTGAGCTTGCCCTGGCGCACGAGAATGCCTGTTAGCGCCGAGATCACCGACTTCGTCATGGAGAAGCCGAGCAGGGGCGTCTCCGGCCCGACACCATCCGCATAACGCTCGGCGATGACGCGGCCCGACTTCATGACGACGATGGCGCGGGTGCGGCGGGTGGGCGGTTGCGCGGGTTCGGTGAAGGCGCGATCGAGTGCGGCCGATAGCCCCTCGCTTTGCGGCGGCACGATCGAAGGTCCCGCGATCTCGGGGAGCAATGCGGGCTGTTTGTCATCGACCGGCGGCGCGACGTCGGCGATATCAGCGCCGTGCTCGAGCGTGCAGCCCAGCCCCTCGCGATAGACGGCATGGCTACGGCCGAGGCCGAACAGCGTCACGGTGACGTCCTTGCGCACCCGGTCGATCCGGTAGTCCATCGCCCAGGTGATCAGGCCCGTGCCGGGCATCGCGTCGGTGGTCTCGGTGAAGGTGCGCTGCGGATCGAGGCCGGAGACAAATGTCTCGGCGCAGAGAATGTCGGCGAGGAAGCCGGTGGCGACCTGCGGCGCGTTGCGCGCGCGAGCCGCGCCGAATGCGAGGCCGATACAGGCGACGGCGGTGGTCAGGAGGATGATCTTGCGGCGGCGGGTCACGGGCTTTCTCCGGCTTCGGGGAACGTGCCGGGCAGGAAGCCGGAGCGGGCGGAGGAGTGCTCGCCGGATTTGGAAAATGGACTGGCTGAAACTGAACCGGGCTGGTCGATTCTGGAATTTCGGCGTGATTGGAAAGGGTTAGAGCTTACGCCGCACTCACCTTGAGCCGCCGATATTCCGTCGGCGTCACGCCCGTCACCGCCTTGAAGGCGCGGTTGAAGGGACCGAGCGATTGGAAGCCGGCGTCCATCGCGATGGTGATGACGGGGACCTCGGCCTGCGCGGGATCGGCGAGCGCCGCCTTGGCTTCCTCGATTCGGTGGTTGTTCAGGAACACATTGAAATTGCGGTAGCCGAGCCGCTGGTTGATCAGCCGGCGCAGCCGGTATTCGGGAATTTTCAGCCGGCCCGCCAGCGCGCCGATGGTGATGTTCTCCTGGCGATAGATCCGTTCGTCCGCCATCAGCCGCATCAGGGCATCGATTAGCTTCTGGTCGGCGGCTTCATCGGTGGCTGCGGGATGGCTCAGAACGACCGCTGGCGTGATGCCCGTGTTCGCCGGAAACAGGTCCGCGCCATCGACACGCATCATCGCGTAGGCGATGGCCGCGACGACGCAGGCCAGCACGCCGGCATTGATGGTGTTGGCGGCATCGCCGACGTCGCTGCCGGCGACGGCAATCTGGAGCAGTGCGTTCAGTCCACCATAGAGCGCGGCGGCGCAGACGATGAAGACGCGGGCACGCCGCCGGCGCTCGACCAGGTCGGCCGGCCACGAAGTGATCGTCTGCCCCACCGCGAGCGCGATGAAGCCGAGCACGATCAGGTTCACCACGGTGACGGAGAAGCGCACATGGCCGCCCGGCGCGATCCAGACGCACCCGGCGAAGCTGAAGGCTGTCACCAGAGCCCAAATCAACCCATGCCACCAGCGCAAGCGAAAATCGTCGTCGAACAGCGCGCGCGTGAACAGCCAGAACACCACGATATTGCCGGTCGACAGTGCGATCAGCGGCGCATGCCAGGCCGGCACCAGCGACGTCACGCCGACCGAATAGCTCACCGCATGCGCGGCCGAGCCGAGCGCGAAAGCTGCGCCGAGGCGAGCCGCCAGCACGTTGCGGAAGTCCGAGAACAACGATGCCGCCAACACCAACAGCAGCGCCACTGCGCCGGCGCGAAAGGCAAGTTCGAGATGGGCAAGCAGCATCCGGTCGACCCGATCGCGCACGCACGCGCGTGACGCGAACCTAGTTCAGATCAAAGACCGATTCAATTTCGCCGGGTCCACGCGGCGCGCGACGTGATCCAGGCGTCGGCCGGCTTGCCGAACAGATCGATCTCGCGCTCCTTCCGGGCTCCCAGGCTGCGCGCCACGCCCTGCGACGGTGTATTCGTGCTCTCGATACAGTGCATGATCTCGTCGATCTCAAAGCTGTCGAACACCCAGTCGATCGATGCGCTGGCCGCTTCCACCGCATAACCTTTGCCGCGGAATTCCCTGGCGATGCCCCAACCGACCTCGAAGCCGGGCCAGCCCGGCGGGCACCACGGACCAACCCGCCCGATGTAGCTGCCGCTCGATTTCTCCTCGACCGCAAACATGCCGAAGCCGTGGAGCGCCCAGTGTCCGGAGATCACGGCCGCGTTACGCCAGCCGGCAATCTCGGTCGTGACCGGCTTGCCGTCGGCGGCGATGAAGCGGGCGGTGCCGGGATCGGACAGCATCGCTGCGTTCGGTGCAATATCGCCCGCGCGCCATGGCCGCAGGATCAAATGTTCCGTCTCGATTCTGGGGCCTGTGACCTCGAGCAGCCTGGCGCCTGGCTTGAGCGGTGGGATCATCGGTCTTCTCCCGTTCCCGACATTGTTCTGTTACGATCATACCAGCAAGAAACAGGAGACCAAGATGAGCTGGCAACCCTCGAACGATCCCGTGCTCGGCGATCCCATGTCCTGCGACGCGCTCGATCTCGTCATCGTGCCTCGCACCCGCGACCTCGGCGACGGGTTCGTGGTGCGCCGCGCGCTGCCGCACGGTAAGCGGCAGATGGTCGGGCCCTTCATCTTCTTCGATCATTTCGGCCCCGTGCAGTTCGTCTCCGGCAAGGGCATGGACGTGCGGCCGCATCCGCATATCGGGCTTGCCACCGTCACCTATCTGTTCGACGGCTCGATTATGCATCGCGACAGCGAGGGCAACGTCCAGGAGATAGCGCCCGGCGCGATGAATCTGATGACCGCCGGCCGCGGCATCGCCCATTCCGAGCGCACCCCGGACGCGCAGCGCGCCTCGGGCCAGCAGATGCTGGGCCTGCAAAGCTGGATCGCGCTGCCGGCCGGATCCGAAGAGATCGCGCCGTCGTTCCAGCATTACGGCGCGGGCGATCTGCCGATGATTTCCGAGCGCGATTTCACCGCGCGGGTGATCGCGGGCTCCGCGTTCGGCATCACCTCGCCGGTTACGATGGTGTCGCCCTGGTTCTACACCGAGGTCACGGCGGTCGCGGGCGCCAGCGTGCCGCTCGACCCCGACCATGAGGAGCGCGCCATCTACGTCGTCGACGGCGAGGTCGAGATCGCGAACGAGCGTTATGAGGGGCCGCGGCTGCTGATCTTCCGGCCCGGCGACCACATCACCGTGAAGGCGCTGAAGGCGACGCGCATGATGTTTCTCGGTGGCGATGCATTGGAAGGCCCGCGCCACATCTGGTGGAATTTCGTCTCCTCCAGCAAGGAGCGGATCGAGCAGGCCAAGCAGGACTGGAAAACCGGCCGCTTCGCCGCGGTTCCGCAGGAACATGAGTTCATTCCGCTGCCGGAATAGGCTATCCCGATTTAGGCCGTACCATCCAGTGCGGCCTGAATCCCCTGTCCGAAGGACTTGTCTGCGAAGGCCCTGCCGATGACCGCCATGCTCTCCAGTGACCTGCCCCTGCCCAAGATCGGACGCGGCAAGGTGCGCGATATCTACGCCGTCGACGACGACCGCCTGCTGCTCGTCACCACCGATCGCATCAGCGCCTTCGACGTCGTGATGGGCGAGACCATCCCGATGAAGGGCGCGGTGCTGACCCAGATCAGCGCATTCTGGTTCAACGAGCTCGAAGGCGTGGTGCCGCATCACATGATCAGCGCCGACGCCGACGAGATCATTGCCGCCGTGCCGGCCTTGAAGCCGCATCGCGCCGAGATCCTCGGCCGTGCCATGCTGTCGCGCCGCACCACCGTCTTCCCGATCGAATGCGTGATCCGCGGCTATCTCTCGGGATCGGCCTGGAAGGAATATGCCGCCAGCGGCACGCTGGCCGGCGAGAAGCTGAAGGCGGGCCTCGTCGAGAGCGAGAAGCTGGAGCCTTCGATCTTCAGCCCGGCGACCAAGGCCGAGACTGGCCATGACGAGAACATCACCATCGCCAAGATGCGCGAAGTCGTCGGCGACGAGGTCGCCTACACGCTCGAGAGCATGACGCGCGCGGTCTATACGCTCGGCGAGGAGCTCGCCCGCGAGCAGGGCATCATCATCGCCGACACCAAGTTCGAGTTTGGCCGCGACAAGGACGGCCGTATCATCCAGATCGACGAAGGCATGACGCCGGATTCTTCGCGCTTCTGGGCGGTCGATGCCTACAAGCCCGGCCAGCCGCAGGCGAGCTTCGACAAGCAGCCGTTGCGCGACTATCTCGACGTCGAGCGCCACGCCGGCCGCTGGAACGGCGACGCGCCGCCGCCCCCGCTGCCCGCCAGCGTCGTGGACGCAACCAGCAAGCGCTATCTCGAAGCTTACAGGCGCGTGACGGGGAAAGAGCTGAAGATTTAGCACGGCTGTTTCGTCTCGCTCCGTCATTGCGAGCGAAGCGAAGCAATCCAGAATCCCTCTGCGGTAACGGTCTGGATTGCTTCGTCGCTTCGCTCCTCGCAATGACGGGATTGGAAAGCTGTTCGCCACACCCTCAACTGTCATCGCCCGGCTTGACCGGGCGATCCAGTATTCCAGAGACGGCGATGGGATACGGAGAGGCTGCGGCGTACTGGATTCCCCGCTTTCGCGGGGAATGACAGCGGTGGGTCCACCATATGGTTGACCATTCACACATCATGAACGGAGATCCTCACCGCAAAACTGTCGGATATTTCACAGTTACAAGAATCCAGTTGCGCTAGGCCCGTACTCGTCTACGTCTCGGAACGGGACTTTTCAGGGGCGAGCGCAACGGCGTGACCGATCCAGCAATTATTTTCAGCCCGGCTTCGCGATTCAATCCGGCCCTCAAGCGTGCGTTGAATGATATATTGGGCGGAACGGCGGCCAGCGTCCTGACCGTCACCTTCGGGCTGTCCTATTCGCTGCTGATCTTCGCCGGGCCGCTCTCGCCTTACCTGTCCTACGGAATCACGGCGACGTTCGTCAGTTCCGCGGTGCTCGCGGTCGTCATCGGGCTCGGCAGCTCCCTGCCCTTCGCAGTTGGTGCCCCCGACAGCTCGACCGCGGCGGTGACTGGAATCCTGGCGGCCTCGGTGGTCGAACGCCTCGAGACGGCGAACCTGTCGGCACCGCTGCTCTCGCCGGTTCTTGTCACGCTCGGCCTGTCGACGGTGCTGACCGGATTGGTGCTGTGCGGATTGGGCCTGACGCGGCTGGGCCGCGCCATCCGCTACGTGCCCTATCCCGTCGTCGGCGGCTTCCTCGGCGCCACCGGACTTCTCATCGCCCTGGGCGCGGTGCGGGTGATCACCAACCACCCGCTCCAGTTCACGACGCTGACGCACTTCGCCAACGGCACCACATTGCTCGAGCTGGGCGCCGCCTGCGCGATGGCGCTGGTGCTGTACCTGACCTGGCATCGCTCGCGCAGCCCGTTCGGACTGCCGATCATCCTGGTCGGCGGCGTGCTCACGGCGCATCTGGCGTTCTGGATCACCGGTGTTTCATTCGATCACGCCCGCGCCCTGGGCTGGACGTTTCAGCCGCCGCCGCAGGCGGTCTTCGTGCTGCCCTGGCACACCGACGATCTCGCCCGCTATCCCTGGTTTGCCGTGCCGGACCTGCTCGGCAACGTGGTTGCCGTCATCTTCGTCACGGCCTCCAGCACGCTGTTCAACACCACCGGCATCGAGGTTGCCGTGCATCGCGAGGCCAATCTGGAGCGCGAGCTGAACGTCACCGGCGCCGCCAATATCCTGACCGGCATGCTGGGTGGCTATGCCGGCTGCAGCTCGATCAGCCGTTCGATCCTCAATTTCTCCAGCGGCGGCCGCGGGCGCTTGTCCGGCCTCACGGTCGCGGCGCTGTCCCTGCTGATGCTTGCCGTCGCGCCCGATCTGCTCGGCTTCATCCCGAAATTCGTCAT includes the following:
- a CDS encoding 2-hydroxychromene-2-carboxylate isomerase produces the protein MTLSVDLFYSYRSPFSYLALPKTLKLVEEYDLAVNLRPVYPLAVRVPGFFKKASPNFIRYVVLDSTRVAQHEGIPFRFPRPDPIVQDKTTFDVTAEQPYIHRLTRLGAMAQLEGRSLAFTDAIARVLWDGSVAGWNEGDHLARATEAAGFDLAAMDEAISADPDRYERVITENEKDHAASGHWGVPTFVFENEPFFGQDRIDLLVWRMVAKGLNRR
- a CDS encoding SMI1/KNR4 family protein, whose product is MYLAKFFHRAPGDDDRELMLVPGSDPMVIGVHMNWKGDPDANEFLRKEFPDIAGAAAAFRRHVAKLVAAGYVETDHTNYTLRDLGPNPRAKPDWQKGLDELMILALSAPIAEQAAQLDALKGTPAEHEPLYLWHAARRGKVAGEDLAQAARFAEQARDTLVARRAAGQPHYAWSIYENDLEGRILELLSDVYLQADNPEASLKTIEHLCKTAPNHTRILKRAELLCGYFPERREEAFDDAFQWSRFGGYEDIMAFPGYEDYEAQRKAGTSSKGWRWKPGAPASEADVSKAEQTLGVRLPDDYRNFLLTRGETELLVRLPESSSELRFYAPDELATQLRNVLDFIAHSEDELEEACAYFRQEYGVSLKQLVPVAEPSQLSRCLLLHVEPGERYGQCFQWDHDGAWELEQKQPGFDVALKALTDGIEQRNAAVLAFFDL
- a CDS encoding FUSC family protein, which gives rise to MAFAKQLFDRIGSRRTQLGLAIRVTVAAVAAYAIATALHLLLPLWAVLTSLIVTQMSVGRSLKATRDYVLGTIGGAIYGGAIAILIPYSTEAGLLGLLVLAVAPLAFVAAINPSLNAATVTAIIVLLVPTMHHSDPMASAIDRVSEVGVGAITGLLVSFLVLPSRAVRQIRASAATLLELIADAFTELLAGLTRGRDNDALHRIQDGIGTAMVGMNAIGAEAERERSARLSSGPDTGPLLRTVLRLRHDVVMIGRATVVPLPAEVQMRLAAPLTEVSTVIARFLRSAAAALREGAGAPAIHPVHVALQHYAEAVAAVRHDGLIRGQPGDTAERFFAIGFSLEQMHQNLCDLDRVVGEWSEASTDKSARVAE
- a CDS encoding MmgE/PrpD family protein; its protein translation is MAHETATLAAYVVNLTYQDIPVEVLDRAKVLTLDFLGSAIRARSEAESTPSILKMLEALALDTKGESTVFGDSKTWTPAVAALLNGALGHSLDFDDTHADSSLHPSAPVVPAAFAVGEMIGASGRDVLTAIVAGYEVCCRLGNALDPTSHYARGFHPTATAGTYGAAAAAGKLFGLSEQQIIAAFGVSGSQAAGSLQFLVNGAWNKRYQVGAAAMNGVIAATLARNDFVGATESVEGKHGLLAGYTDDAHPDKAVAELGKTYETMKIGVKPYPSCRYTHAAIDALIAMRREHNLTPDQVKRVEIGLHRNGITLTGDAATKRHPTSIVGGQFSMFFTGALALDQGSFGWDDYNRLGDAAIDALADKFDVVQDDRLEVGRTHPFGARVSITTDDGVHERLYADPSGEPNSFPDAQAMQQKFLTLARPVLNARAEKFADAIMTLERFDRVAKATELGR
- a CDS encoding serine hydrolase domain-containing protein, giving the protein MTRRRKIILLTTAVACIGLAFGAARARNAPQVATGFLADILCAETFVSGLDPQRTFTETTDAMPGTGLITWAMDYRIDRVRKDVTVTLFGLGRSHAVYREGLGCTLEHGADIADVAPPVDDKQPALLPEIAGPSIVPPQSEGLSAALDRAFTEPAQPPTRRTRAIVVMKSGRVIAERYADGVGPETPLLGFSMTKSVISALTGILVRQGKLKLDEPAPVAAWKNPNDPRHAITVDQLLRHTAGLALGSSLQASLGSAFEPVNRMKFIEDDMAAYAASMPLATAPGTVWNYHDGNTIMLAHLIRNAAGGNPADALRFARRELFAPLGMRHVTLQLDGAGTIEGSSEMLASARDWARFGQFYLNDGVAGGKRILPEGWVNYAASATPNAWVGIGAGFWTNQGDSFGAKFRVDHGWPRDAFFAKGTIGQYTIIIPSERLVIVRLGRSPNWPPEADGVFDLVRDVVAATREKGKMAGVD
- a CDS encoding helix-turn-helix domain-containing protein, with the translated sequence MLLAHLELAFRAGAVALLLVLAASLFSDFRNVLAARLGAAFALGSAAHAVSYSVGVTSLVPAWHAPLIALSTGNIVVFWLFTRALFDDDFRLRWWHGLIWALVTAFSFAGCVWIAPGGHVRFSVTVVNLIVLGFIALAVGQTITSWPADLVERRRRARVFIVCAAALYGGLNALLQIAVAGSDVGDAANTINAGVLACVVAAIAYAMMRVDGADLFPANTGITPAVVLSHPAATDEAADQKLIDALMRLMADERIYRQENITIGALAGRLKIPEYRLRRLINQRLGYRNFNVFLNNHRIEEAKAALADPAQAEVPVITIAMDAGFQSLGPFNRAFKAVTGVTPTEYRRLKVSAA
- a CDS encoding GNAT family N-acetyltransferase; this encodes MIPPLKPGARLLEVTGPRIETEHLILRPWRAGDIAPNAAMLSDPGTARFIAADGKPVTTEIAGWRNAAVISGHWALHGFGMFAVEEKSSGSYIGRVGPWCPPGWPGFEVGWGIAREFRGKGYAVEAASASIDWVFDSFEIDEIMHCIESTNTPSQGVARSLGARKEREIDLFGKPADAWITSRAAWTRRN
- a CDS encoding pirin family protein; translation: MSWQPSNDPVLGDPMSCDALDLVIVPRTRDLGDGFVVRRALPHGKRQMVGPFIFFDHFGPVQFVSGKGMDVRPHPHIGLATVTYLFDGSIMHRDSEGNVQEIAPGAMNLMTAGRGIAHSERTPDAQRASGQQMLGLQSWIALPAGSEEIAPSFQHYGAGDLPMISERDFTARVIAGSAFGITSPVTMVSPWFYTEVTAVAGASVPLDPDHEERAIYVVDGEVEIANERYEGPRLLIFRPGDHITVKALKATRMMFLGGDALEGPRHIWWNFVSSSKERIEQAKQDWKTGRFAAVPQEHEFIPLPE
- a CDS encoding phosphoribosylaminoimidazolesuccinocarboxamide synthase is translated as MTAMLSSDLPLPKIGRGKVRDIYAVDDDRLLLVTTDRISAFDVVMGETIPMKGAVLTQISAFWFNELEGVVPHHMISADADEIIAAVPALKPHRAEILGRAMLSRRTTVFPIECVIRGYLSGSAWKEYAASGTLAGEKLKAGLVESEKLEPSIFSPATKAETGHDENITIAKMREVVGDEVAYTLESMTRAVYTLGEELAREQGIIIADTKFEFGRDKDGRIIQIDEGMTPDSSRFWAVDAYKPGQPQASFDKQPLRDYLDVERHAGRWNGDAPPPPLPASVVDATSKRYLEAYRRVTGKELKI